A stretch of the Calypte anna isolate BGI_N300 chromosome 21, bCalAnn1_v1.p, whole genome shotgun sequence genome encodes the following:
- the LOC103537336 gene encoding solute carrier family 35 member E2A, translating to MSTVASAQTPEESNPPSLEEKPKGKSLFHLGSLFANRTEKFVIARSDSVPEENVLKITITETTVIESDLGIWNSHALIYLTLWFFFSFCTLFLNKYILSLLEGEPSMLGAVQMLSTTFIGCIKMFVPCCLYQHKTRISYPPNFIMIMLFVGLMRFATVVLGLVSLKNVAVSFAETVKSSAPIFTVIMSRMILGEYTGLLVNLSLIPVMGGLALCTATEISFNILGFSAALSTNIMDCLQNVFSKKLLSGDKYRFSAPELQFYTSAAAVVMLIPAWIFFMDVPVIGRSGKSFSYNQDVVILLLIDGVLFHLQSVTAYALMGKISPVTFSVASTVKHALSIWLSIIVFGNKITSLSAIGTVLVTIGVLLYNKAKQHQQEAMQSLAAAAPQPAQSTAEDTEPLISKELEPYD from the exons ATGTCAACTGTGGCAAGTGCTCAGACACCAGAGGAATCTAatcctccctccctggaagaaAAGCCAAAGGGAAAATCACTATTTCATTTGGGTTCACTCTTTGCTAACAGGACTGAAAAATTTGTCATTGCTCGGAGTGACAGTGTGCCAGAGGAGAATGTGCTGAAAATAACTATCACAGAGACAACAGTCATTGAGTCAGACCTGGGCATCTGGAATTCTCATGCTCTCATCTACCTCactttgtggtttttcttcagcttttgcaCTCTTTTTCTTAACAAATACATTCTTTCATTACTGGAAGGAGAGCCCAGCATGCTAG GTGCTGTTCAAATGCTTTCAACCACTTTCATTGGCTGTATAAAAATGTTTGTTCCATGCTGCTTGTATCAGCACAAAACACGCATCTCTTACCCACCCAATTTCATCATGATAATGCTGTTTGTTGGACTAATGAG GTTTGCAACAGTAGTCTTGGGTCTTGTCAGCTTGAAAAATGTAGCAGTTTCTTTTGCAGAAACTGTTAAAAGCTCTGCACCTATTTTTACTGTTATCATGTCTCGGATGATATTAGGGGAATACACTG gaTTGCTGGTTAATCTCTCTCTAATCCCTGTTATGGGTGGACTGGCTCTTTGTACAGCTACTGAAATCAGTTTCAACATCCTGGGCTTCTCAGCAGCTTTATCTACAAACATCATGGACTG TCtgcaaaatgtcttttccaaaaAGCTGCTCAGTGGAGATAAGTACAGATTTTC AGCCCCAGAGCTTCAGTTCTACAcaagtgctgctgcagtggTTATGCTTATTCCAGCTTGGATATTTTTCATG GATGTTCCTGTGATTGGGAGAAGTGGGAAGAGCTTCAGCTACAACCAAGATGTTGTTATACTTCTCTTAATAGATGGAGTCTTGTTCCACCTACAAAGTGTTACAGCCTATGCCTTGATGGGAAAAATTTCTCCTGTGACTTTCAG TGTTGCTAGCACTGTGAAGCATGCACTGTCCATCTGGCTAAGTATTATTGTGTTTGGTAACAAGATCACCAGCCTCTCAGCCATTGGGACTGTCCTGGTGACAATTGGAGTCCTGCTGTACAACAAGGCAAAGCAGCATCAGCAAGAGGCAATgcagagcctggcagctgcagccccacagcctgcaCAGAGCACAGCTGAAGACACTGAGCCACTCATTTCCAAGGAATTGGAGCCATATGATTAA
- the LOC103537412 gene encoding uncharacterized protein LOC103537412 isoform X1, producing the protein MSVPLPEGSGGEAAMEGGEELSRAAAPPLPNLTPRHRQLIPTPCGPIKPCSELSFPVKIYFCVTILSLLSVIGLTIETLVQQTEEDFTISLIQLIGVVFCVYYVTRGILQENRQELIVFVLSILLVMFRSIVNFTVLSAEQKPKLLARFILILLVGSFDVICAIILIQSQSMMAFRVGGALESLQSQYFMLNLCFSMLTFDLQAQLCLCVLLISLHEITLLHNIISATGVLWACLKVTISIIAILKELKPLVWIFMSQNVPEVVYLIYLLYTVIKEWGKGNSYTLEAAFIIGSCISVAIKSVLFWALIHVYRSFGQGLRERMFSSYGRIDS; encoded by the exons ATGTCGGTCCCGTTACCGGAGGGGAGCGGCGGCGAAGCGGCCATGGAGGGCGGCGAGGAGCTCAG CCGCGCCGCAGCCCCCCCGCTGCCCAACCTCACCCCCCGGCACCGGCAGCTCATCCCCACGCCCTGCGGTCCC ATAAAGCCCTGCTCAGAGCTATCGTTTCCTGTGAAGATCTACTTCTGTGTCACCATTTTGTCACTGCTGAGTGTCATAGGGCTAACCATAGAGACACTCGTCCAACAGACTGAGGAAGATTTCACCATTTCTCTCATTCAGTTAATTGGAGTTG tgTTCTGTGTGTACTATGTGACCAGAGGAATCCTGCAGGAGAACCGCCAGGAGCTCATTGTCTTTGTCCTCTCCATCTTGCTTGTGATGTTCCGTTCCATTGTCAACTTCACAGTTCTCTCTGCTGAGCAGAAGCCCAAACTCCTG GCTCGCTTCATTCTGATCCTTTTGGTTGGCTCCTTTGATGTCATCTGTGCCATCATCCTCATCCAGAGTCAAAGCATGATGGCCTTTAGAGTGGGGGGTGCTCTAGAAAGCCTCCAGTCACAATACTTCATGCTGAACCTCTGCTTTTCCATGCTGACCTTTGATCTTCAGGCACAG ctcTGCTTGTGTGTTCTGCTGATAAGCCTACATGAGATCACCCTTCTACACAACATCATCTCTGCTACAGGGGTTCTTTGGGCCTGCCTGAAGGTGACCATCAGCATCATTGCA attttaaaagaactgaaacCTCTGGTGTGGATTTTTATGAGCCAGAATGTACCTGAAGTAGTTTACCTCATCTACCTGCTTTACACG GTGATAAAGGAGTGGGGCAAAGGGAACTCTTACACTCTGGAAGCTGCTTTTATTATTGGCTCTTGCATTTCTGTTgcaataaaatctgttttgttttgggccCTGATTCATGTCTACCGCAGCTTTGGGCAGGGGCTGAGAGAAAGAA TGTTTTCTTCCTATGGAAGGATCGACTCCTGA
- the LOC103537412 gene encoding uncharacterized protein LOC103537412 isoform X2, whose amino-acid sequence MSVPLPEGSGGEAAMEGGEELSRAAAPPLPNLTPRHRQLIPTPCGPIKPCSELSFPVKIYFCVTILSLLSVIGLTIETLVQQTEEDFTISLIQLIGVVFCVYYVTRGILQENRQELIVFVLSILLVMFRSIVNFTVLSAEQKPKLLARFILILLVGSFDVICAIILIQSQSMMAFRVGGALESLQSQYFMLNLCFSMLTFDLQAQLCLCVLLISLHEITLLHNIISATGVLWACLKVTISIIAILKELKPLVWIFMSQNVPEVVYLIYLLYTGEVLEVSAAHKESRMIRERYNKISQYKIHNSSKMPPLLQKSQVVPEHLTR is encoded by the exons ATGTCGGTCCCGTTACCGGAGGGGAGCGGCGGCGAAGCGGCCATGGAGGGCGGCGAGGAGCTCAG CCGCGCCGCAGCCCCCCCGCTGCCCAACCTCACCCCCCGGCACCGGCAGCTCATCCCCACGCCCTGCGGTCCC ATAAAGCCCTGCTCAGAGCTATCGTTTCCTGTGAAGATCTACTTCTGTGTCACCATTTTGTCACTGCTGAGTGTCATAGGGCTAACCATAGAGACACTCGTCCAACAGACTGAGGAAGATTTCACCATTTCTCTCATTCAGTTAATTGGAGTTG tgTTCTGTGTGTACTATGTGACCAGAGGAATCCTGCAGGAGAACCGCCAGGAGCTCATTGTCTTTGTCCTCTCCATCTTGCTTGTGATGTTCCGTTCCATTGTCAACTTCACAGTTCTCTCTGCTGAGCAGAAGCCCAAACTCCTG GCTCGCTTCATTCTGATCCTTTTGGTTGGCTCCTTTGATGTCATCTGTGCCATCATCCTCATCCAGAGTCAAAGCATGATGGCCTTTAGAGTGGGGGGTGCTCTAGAAAGCCTCCAGTCACAATACTTCATGCTGAACCTCTGCTTTTCCATGCTGACCTTTGATCTTCAGGCACAG ctcTGCTTGTGTGTTCTGCTGATAAGCCTACATGAGATCACCCTTCTACACAACATCATCTCTGCTACAGGGGTTCTTTGGGCCTGCCTGAAGGTGACCATCAGCATCATTGCA attttaaaagaactgaaacCTCTGGTGTGGATTTTTATGAGCCAGAATGTACCTGAAGTAGTTTACCTCATCTACCTGCTTTACACG GGAGAGGTCCTGGAAGTCTCTGCAGCTCACAAAGAGTCCAGAATGATTAGGGAAAGATACAACAAAATCTCCCAGTACAAGATACACAACTCCTCAAAAATGCCTCCCCTCCTTCAGAAGTCTCAAGTGGTGCCAGAGCATCTGACCAGATGA
- the LOC103537412 gene encoding uncharacterized protein LOC103537412 isoform X3, whose protein sequence is MSVPLPEGSGGEAAMEGGEELSRAAAPPLPNLTPRHRQLIPTPCGPIKPCSELSFPVKIYFCVTILSLLSVIGLTIETLVQQTEEDFTISLIQLIGVVFCVYYVTRGILQENRQELIVFVLSILLVMFRSIVNFTVLSAEQKPKLLLCLCVLLISLHEITLLHNIISATGVLWACLKVTISIIAILKELKPLVWIFMSQNVPEVVYLIYLLYTVIKEWGKGNSYTLEAAFIIGSCISVAIKSVLFWALIHVYRSFGQGLRERMFSSYGRIDS, encoded by the exons ATGTCGGTCCCGTTACCGGAGGGGAGCGGCGGCGAAGCGGCCATGGAGGGCGGCGAGGAGCTCAG CCGCGCCGCAGCCCCCCCGCTGCCCAACCTCACCCCCCGGCACCGGCAGCTCATCCCCACGCCCTGCGGTCCC ATAAAGCCCTGCTCAGAGCTATCGTTTCCTGTGAAGATCTACTTCTGTGTCACCATTTTGTCACTGCTGAGTGTCATAGGGCTAACCATAGAGACACTCGTCCAACAGACTGAGGAAGATTTCACCATTTCTCTCATTCAGTTAATTGGAGTTG tgTTCTGTGTGTACTATGTGACCAGAGGAATCCTGCAGGAGAACCGCCAGGAGCTCATTGTCTTTGTCCTCTCCATCTTGCTTGTGATGTTCCGTTCCATTGTCAACTTCACAGTTCTCTCTGCTGAGCAGAAGCCCAAACTCCTG ctcTGCTTGTGTGTTCTGCTGATAAGCCTACATGAGATCACCCTTCTACACAACATCATCTCTGCTACAGGGGTTCTTTGGGCCTGCCTGAAGGTGACCATCAGCATCATTGCA attttaaaagaactgaaacCTCTGGTGTGGATTTTTATGAGCCAGAATGTACCTGAAGTAGTTTACCTCATCTACCTGCTTTACACG GTGATAAAGGAGTGGGGCAAAGGGAACTCTTACACTCTGGAAGCTGCTTTTATTATTGGCTCTTGCATTTCTGTTgcaataaaatctgttttgttttgggccCTGATTCATGTCTACCGCAGCTTTGGGCAGGGGCTGAGAGAAAGAA TGTTTTCTTCCTATGGAAGGATCGACTCCTGA
- the NADK gene encoding NAD kinase isoform X1, with protein MEVNREKLCPSKADVSSESAFHCSTCHDDEEWSSSSRGRAKSRSLSASPALGSTKEFRRTRSLHGPCPVTTFGPKACMLQNPKTIMHIQDPASQRLTWNKPPKSVLVIKKIRDASLLQPFKELCVYLTEENNMIVYVEKKVLEDPAIANDENFGPVKKKFCTFREDYDDISNQIDFIICLGGDGTLLYASSLFQGSVPPVMAFHLGSLGFLTPFNFENFQSQVTQVIEGNAALVLRSRLKVKVVKEHREKMTVQNGIEENGVVSANIEKEVGKQIMQYQVLNEVVVDRGPSSYLSNVDVFLDGHLITTVQGDGVIVSTPTGSTAYAAAAGASMIHPNVPAIMITPICPHSLSFRPIVVPAGVELKIMLSPDARNTAWVSFDGRKRQEICHGDSISITTSCYPLPSICFRDPVSDWFESLAECLHWNVRKKQNNFAVEEEEF; from the exons ATGGAGGTGAATCGAGAGAAGCTGTGTCCCAGCAAGGCTGATGTGAGCTCAGAGTCTGCTTTTCATTGCTCAACGTGTCATGATGATGAGGAGTGGAGCAGTTCCAGCCGGGGACGGGCAAAATCACGAAGTTTGTCTGCTtcaccagccctggggagcaccaAAGAGTTCAG GAGAACACGCTCCTTGCATGGACCATGCCCAGTGACCACGTTTGGACCAAAGGCCTGTATGCTGCAAAATCCTAAAACGATTAT GCACATTCAGGATCCAGCAAGCCAGCGGTTGACATGGAACAAACCACCCAAGAGTGTCCTTGTTATTAAAAAGATCCGTGATGCCAGTCTGCTGCAGCCTTTTAAAGAGCTTTGTGTGTATCTTACTGAG GAGAACAATATGATAGtgtatgtagaaaaaaaagtattggaAGACCCTGCTATAGCTAATGATGAAAATTTTGGACCAGTGAAGAAGAAATTTTGCACCTTCAGAGAAG ATTATGATGATATCTCCAATCAGATAGACTTCATCATATGCCTGGGAGGAGATGGGACCTTACTTTATGCATCTTCACTTTTCCAG GGTAGTGTACCTCCAGTTATGGCTTTTCATCTGGGATCCCTTGGATTTCTTACTCCATTTAATTTTGAGAATTTTCAGTCCCAAGTCACTCAGGTTATAGAAG GTAATGCAGCACTTGTGCTACGAAGCAGACTGAAAGTGAAAGTAGTAAAagagcacagagagaaaatgacTGTACAGAATGGGATAGAAGAAAATGGAGTAGTGTCTGCAAATATTGAGAAAGAAGTGGGCAAGCAAATTATGCAATATCAG GTCCTAAATGAAGTTGTAGTGGATCGTGGTCCTTCTTCTTACCTTTCCAATGTAGATGTCTTTCTAGATGGACACCTGATAACAACAGTGCAAGGAGATG GAGTCATTGTCTCCACGCCGACTGGTAGCACTGCTtatgcagctgcagcaggagcttctATGATTCATCCAAATGTTCCTGCAATAATGATCACCCCAATCTGCCCTCACTCATTGTCTTTCAGACCTATTGTTGTCCCTGCTGGAGTGGAACTCAAG atTATGCTCTCCCCAGATGCCAGGAATACAGCATGGGTTTCCTTTGATGGAAGGAAGAGGCAGGAAATATGCCATGGAGACAG TATTAGCATCACTACCTCTTGCTATCCCCTCCCTTCCATCTGTTTCCGAGATCCTGTGAGCGACTGGTTTGAAAGCTTGGCTGAGTGTTTACACTGGAATGTTCGGAAGAAGCAAAATAACTTTGCTGTTGAAGAAGAAGAATTTTGA
- the NADK gene encoding NAD kinase isoform X3, which translates to MLQNPKTIMHIQDPASQRLTWNKPPKSVLVIKKIRDASLLQPFKELCVYLTEENNMIVYVEKKVLEDPAIANDENFGPVKKKFCTFREDYDDISNQIDFIICLGGDGTLLYASSLFQGSVPPVMAFHLGSLGFLTPFNFENFQSQVTQVIEGNAALVLRSRLKVKVVKEHREKMTVQNGIEENGVVSANIEKEVGKQIMQYQVLNEVVVDRGPSSYLSNVDVFLDGHLITTVQGDGVIVSTPTGSTAYAAAAGASMIHPNVPAIMITPICPHSLSFRPIVVPAGVELKIMLSPDARNTAWVSFDGRKRQEICHGDSISITTSCYPLPSICFRDPVSDWFESLAECLHWNVRKKQNNFAVEEEEF; encoded by the exons ATGCTGCAAAATCCTAAAACGATTAT GCACATTCAGGATCCAGCAAGCCAGCGGTTGACATGGAACAAACCACCCAAGAGTGTCCTTGTTATTAAAAAGATCCGTGATGCCAGTCTGCTGCAGCCTTTTAAAGAGCTTTGTGTGTATCTTACTGAG GAGAACAATATGATAGtgtatgtagaaaaaaaagtattggaAGACCCTGCTATAGCTAATGATGAAAATTTTGGACCAGTGAAGAAGAAATTTTGCACCTTCAGAGAAG ATTATGATGATATCTCCAATCAGATAGACTTCATCATATGCCTGGGAGGAGATGGGACCTTACTTTATGCATCTTCACTTTTCCAG GGTAGTGTACCTCCAGTTATGGCTTTTCATCTGGGATCCCTTGGATTTCTTACTCCATTTAATTTTGAGAATTTTCAGTCCCAAGTCACTCAGGTTATAGAAG GTAATGCAGCACTTGTGCTACGAAGCAGACTGAAAGTGAAAGTAGTAAAagagcacagagagaaaatgacTGTACAGAATGGGATAGAAGAAAATGGAGTAGTGTCTGCAAATATTGAGAAAGAAGTGGGCAAGCAAATTATGCAATATCAG GTCCTAAATGAAGTTGTAGTGGATCGTGGTCCTTCTTCTTACCTTTCCAATGTAGATGTCTTTCTAGATGGACACCTGATAACAACAGTGCAAGGAGATG GAGTCATTGTCTCCACGCCGACTGGTAGCACTGCTtatgcagctgcagcaggagcttctATGATTCATCCAAATGTTCCTGCAATAATGATCACCCCAATCTGCCCTCACTCATTGTCTTTCAGACCTATTGTTGTCCCTGCTGGAGTGGAACTCAAG atTATGCTCTCCCCAGATGCCAGGAATACAGCATGGGTTTCCTTTGATGGAAGGAAGAGGCAGGAAATATGCCATGGAGACAG TATTAGCATCACTACCTCTTGCTATCCCCTCCCTTCCATCTGTTTCCGAGATCCTGTGAGCGACTGGTTTGAAAGCTTGGCTGAGTGTTTACACTGGAATGTTCGGAAGAAGCAAAATAACTTTGCTGTTGAAGAAGAAGAATTTTGA
- the NADK gene encoding NAD kinase isoform X2, protein MEVNREKLCPSKADVSSESAFHCSTCHDDEEWSSSSRGRAKSRSLSASPALGSTKEFRRTRSLHGPCPVTTFGPKACMLQNPKTIMHIQDPASQRLTWNKPPKSVLVIKKIRDASLLQPFKELCVYLTEENNMIVYVEKKVLEDPAIANDENFGPVKKKFCTFREDYDDISNQIDFIICLGGDGTLLYASSLFQGSVPPVMAFHLGSLGFLTPFNFENFQSQVTQVIEGNAALVLRSRLKVKVVKEHREKMTVQNGIEENGVVSANIEKEVGKQIMQYQVLNEVVVDRGPSSYLSNVDVFLDGHLITTVQGDGVIVSTPTGSTAYAAAAGASMIHPNVPAIMITPICPHSLSFRPIVVPAGVELKIMLSPDARNTAWVSFDGRKRQEICHGDSICPKGSWQ, encoded by the exons ATGGAGGTGAATCGAGAGAAGCTGTGTCCCAGCAAGGCTGATGTGAGCTCAGAGTCTGCTTTTCATTGCTCAACGTGTCATGATGATGAGGAGTGGAGCAGTTCCAGCCGGGGACGGGCAAAATCACGAAGTTTGTCTGCTtcaccagccctggggagcaccaAAGAGTTCAG GAGAACACGCTCCTTGCATGGACCATGCCCAGTGACCACGTTTGGACCAAAGGCCTGTATGCTGCAAAATCCTAAAACGATTAT GCACATTCAGGATCCAGCAAGCCAGCGGTTGACATGGAACAAACCACCCAAGAGTGTCCTTGTTATTAAAAAGATCCGTGATGCCAGTCTGCTGCAGCCTTTTAAAGAGCTTTGTGTGTATCTTACTGAG GAGAACAATATGATAGtgtatgtagaaaaaaaagtattggaAGACCCTGCTATAGCTAATGATGAAAATTTTGGACCAGTGAAGAAGAAATTTTGCACCTTCAGAGAAG ATTATGATGATATCTCCAATCAGATAGACTTCATCATATGCCTGGGAGGAGATGGGACCTTACTTTATGCATCTTCACTTTTCCAG GGTAGTGTACCTCCAGTTATGGCTTTTCATCTGGGATCCCTTGGATTTCTTACTCCATTTAATTTTGAGAATTTTCAGTCCCAAGTCACTCAGGTTATAGAAG GTAATGCAGCACTTGTGCTACGAAGCAGACTGAAAGTGAAAGTAGTAAAagagcacagagagaaaatgacTGTACAGAATGGGATAGAAGAAAATGGAGTAGTGTCTGCAAATATTGAGAAAGAAGTGGGCAAGCAAATTATGCAATATCAG GTCCTAAATGAAGTTGTAGTGGATCGTGGTCCTTCTTCTTACCTTTCCAATGTAGATGTCTTTCTAGATGGACACCTGATAACAACAGTGCAAGGAGATG GAGTCATTGTCTCCACGCCGACTGGTAGCACTGCTtatgcagctgcagcaggagcttctATGATTCATCCAAATGTTCCTGCAATAATGATCACCCCAATCTGCCCTCACTCATTGTCTTTCAGACCTATTGTTGTCCCTGCTGGAGTGGAACTCAAG atTATGCTCTCCCCAGATGCCAGGAATACAGCATGGGTTTCCTTTGATGGAAGGAAGAGGCAGGAAATATGCCATGGAGACAG CATCTGTCCAAAGGGCAGCTGGCAGTGA